A genomic segment from Bufo bufo chromosome 8, aBufBuf1.1, whole genome shotgun sequence encodes:
- the LOC120977465 gene encoding microtubule-associated protein 6-like, with amino-acid sequence MKKVHVGWKLPGRTYRYLQNQLVPRKCILQTIAAPVRSFLQTIGAPVRSFLQIIGALVRSFLQTIGAPVRSFLQTIGAPVRAFLQIIGAPVRSFLQTIVAPVRSFLQTIGAPVRSFLQTIGAPVRSFLQTIGAPVRSFLQTMRAPVRSFLQTIGAPVRSFLQTMGAPVRSFLQTMRAPVRSFLQTIGAPVRSFLQTIGAPVRSFLQTIVAPVRSFLQTMRAPVRSFLQTIGAPVRSFLQTIGAPVRSFLQIIGAPVRSFLQTIVAPVRSFLQTMRAPVRSFLQTIGAPVRSFLQTIGAPAEPIVFW; translated from the exons atgaaaaaggtGCACGTGGGATGGAA GCTCCCGGGCAGGACCTACCGCTACCTTCAGAACCAGCTCGTCCCACGCA AATGCATCCTGCAGACCATAGCGGCTCCTGTGAGATCCTTCCTGCAGACCATAGGGGCTCCTGTGAGGTCCTTCCTGCAGATCATAGGGGCTCTTGTGAGGTCCTTCCTGCAGACCATAGGGGCTCCTGTGAGGTCCTTCCTGCAGACCATAGGGGCTCCTGTGAGAGCCTTCCTGCAGATCATAGGGGCTCCTGTGAGGTCCTTCCTGCAGACCATAGTGGCTCCTGTGAGGTCCTTCCTGCAGACCATAGGGGCTCCTGTGAGGTCCTTCCTGCAGACCATAGGGGCTCCTGTGAGGTCCTTCCTGCAGACCATAGGGGCTCCTGTGAGGTCCTTCCTGCAGACCATGAGGGCTCCTGTGAGGTCCTTCCTGCAGACCATAGGGGCTCCTGTGAGGTCCTTCCTGCAGACCATGGGGGCTCCTGTGAGGTCCTTCCTGCAGACCATGAGGGCTCCTGTGAGGTCCTTCCTGCAGACCATAGGGGCTCCTGTGAG GTCCTTCCTGCAGACCATAGGGGCTCCTGTGAG GTCCTTCCTGCAGACCATAGTGGCTCCTGTGAGGTCCTTCCTGCAGACCATGAGGGCTCCTGTGAGGTCCTTCCTGCAGACCATAGGGGCTCCTGTGAGGTCCTTCCTGCAGACCATAGGGGCTCCTGTGAGATCCTTCCTGCAGATCATAGGGGCTCCTGTGAGGTCCTTCCTGCAGACCATAGTGGCTCCTGTGAGGTCCTTCCTGCAGACCATGAGGGCTCCTGTGAGGTCCTTCCTGCAGACCATAGGGGCTCCTGTGAGGTCCTTCCTGCAGACCATAGGGGCTCCT gcagagcccattgtgttttggtag
- the SURF6 gene encoding surfeit locus protein 6 yields MASLVSKDSYLQSLGKKVCAQPSKGTPKRKADEVLRSRNPEEPHGPKKKKKKLRKLRPERGMQGRAHRPPVVVSAPHRTEPALSSFSTVDLLRKCLHEKIEASRGQVSNKTLSTEEINKKRQRRKQERERKKRKRRGLKMETQQTPQAETSSGEKSTEDLTKDSTQPPLVFNKVEVHDEPLNKVMKKKEKKQSVKGKITPMTGKNYKQLLSRLEARKGKLEELRAKDQEKAKEFEDKIKWTNVLYKAEGLKIKDDEGMLKTALKRKEKQKDQRKKLWDERIQNTAEKMQQRQDKRSRNIKKKKVAKLEKKKNRARKRGRIMPEDLAKASVK; encoded by the exons ATGGCGTCTCTGGTGAGTAAGGACTCCTATCTGCAAAGTCTGGGCAAGAAGGTCTGTGCGCAGCCGAGTAAAGGAACGCCGAAACGTAAAGCAGACGAAG TTTTAAGAAGCCGAAATCCAGAGGAGCCTCATGGccccaagaagaagaagaagaagctgaGAAAGCTGAGGCCGGAGCGAGGCATGCAGGGACGTGCCCACAGGCCGCCAGTAGTGGTCTCTGCACCGCACAGGACAG AGCCGGCTCTGAGCTCCTTCTCCACAGTTGACCTACTAAGGAAATGTCTCCATGAAAAGATTGAGGCGTCTCGGGGGCAG GTTTCCAACAAAACTCTTTCCACTGAAGAGATCAATAAAAAGCGACAAAGGAGGAAGCAAGAGAGAGAGCGGAAGAAGAGGAAAAGGAGGGGATTGAAGATGGAGACACAACAGACACCACAGGCGGAAACCTCCTCAGGGGAGAAGAGCACAGAGGACCTGACAAAGGACTCGACCCAGCCTCCACTGGTATTCAATAAGGTGGAGGTTCACGATGAACCACTCAATAAGGTCATGAAGAAGAAAGAGAAGAAGCAAAGCGTGAAGGGCAAAATAACACCCATGACAGGCAAGAACTACAAGCAGCTGCTGAGCCGCCTGGAGGCCCGGAAGGGCAAACTGGAAGAGCTGAGAGCCAAAGACCAGGAGAAAGCCAAGGAGTTTGAGGACAAGATTAAATGGACTAATGTGCTGTACAAAGCTGAGGGCCTGAAGATCAAGGATGATGAAGGAATGCTGAAAACTGCCCTGAAGAGAAAAGAGAAGCAGAAGGACCAGAGGAAGAAGCTCTGGGACGAGAGAATACAGAATACGGCCGAAAAGATGCAGCAGAGACAAGACAAAAGGAGCCGCAATATCAAGAAGAAGAAGGTGGCTAAGCTGGAGAAAAAGAAGAACCGGGCTCGCAAGCGTGGACGGATTATGCCGGAGGACTTGGCTAAAGCCAGTGTGAAGTGA